A DNA window from Bos javanicus breed banteng chromosome 10, ARS-OSU_banteng_1.0, whole genome shotgun sequence contains the following coding sequences:
- the PIERCE2 gene encoding piercer of microtubule wall 2 protein: MTECDWEKKSTSASNSDTEMKPELPPCVNPGNPVFSCMLDPKTLHTTTSLSKPKMIMYKTNSSNYGEFLPMPQFFPCYYTPREQVFSSHIRATGFYQNNTLNTAPDRTRTLDFPNFQHTL, from the exons ATGACCGAGTGCGACTGG gaaaagaaaagtacTTCAGCTTCAAattcagacacagaaatgaaaCCTGAACTGCCTCCCTGTGTGAATCCTGGCAATCCGGTGTTTTCATGTATGTTGGATCCAAAGACACTCCATACGACTACCTCACTATCAAAACCTAAGATGATTATGTATAAAACCAATTCAAGTAATTACGGTGAATTTTTACCTATGCCACAGTTTTTCCCCTGCTATTATACTCCAAGGGAGCAAGTATTTTCTAGTCATATCAGAGCGACtggattttatcaaaataatacTCTAAACACTGCACCTGACAGAACAAGAACCCTTGACTTCCCTAATTTTCAACACACTCTATGA